The genomic window CAAATAGCCCCACGCTCAGCTTCCCCGTCATCCCATGCTCCGACCACAGGTGCCAGCACCAGTAGGCAAGGGCAAGGGCAATTAGTGGCACTAGGGGCAAAAAAACATTCCACGTGCCAGGGATAATAATCCATGGCACTGCCACAACAAACAGGCTGCTAACTATAAACACCAGCCCGGCCTCCCGCTTCCGTATCAAACGCACAGCAGAAGCTATCAAAACGCCCAGGCCTGCCCACAAGATAATAATATTGCCCGAGTACACTACCTGATATACTCTCTGCCAGGTCACGGGATTATCATAGGCAGCGCCACTCTGGATGGGGAATGATTGAAACCATTGAATAATCCCCCCATTAAACCAATCCGCACCGGACCGAAATGCACTATGAAATTCAGCCATGTCACGATGCAGTGTCAATAAATTTGGCAAACCAGGAATAAGCAGATACAGCGGCATGAAGAGTAGGCAATAGCAGGCAACCGCCACCACCGTCGAGAAACCCATCATTCGTACCCAATGATTCCGTTTGATGAGAGCTGCTCCCCAGAGCAGCACCAGCAAACCTCCACCAGTCCACTTAATAGCTGCCGTGCAACCAATCATAGCGGCTGCGCCAACTGCCCAGGCAGCCCGCCCCGCCTCAATATACCGCCAGATGCAATACAGACTCACCAATATAGCCGTAGCTAAAAAAGTATCAAGCATCGCCAGCCGACCGCTGGCAAACCAATATGTTTCTAATGAGAGAAAAGTTGCAGCAAGTACCGGCACGATGTACCCGCCAAACATGCGCTTGGCTAAGAGATACACAAAAATAACACCTGTGACACCAGCCACAACAGAAAAGATTCTCCAGCCGTCAGGATTATCGCCAAATAGTCGTATGCCCAGAGCGATAATATATTTACCAACCGGCGGGTGTTCACTATTAATCAGTACCCCATCAAAAAACCCACGTGCTGCAGATACATAGGCGACCTCATCATAGCGAAACCAGTGGTATCTTCCGAGATGTATCGAATACATGACATAATTAAAAATACTTATTCCGCCGAGAAAAAAATAATCCCGAATTTGTAGCTGCCGATTAATCATACTATGAACCTACCACCTTCTCACTTCCGCAGCAATGGTAAAACAAAAAGCGCTCTGGAATATCCAGAACGCTTCTTGTTTTTAATATCCGAAGATACTAGTCAGCAGTGATACCACAGCCAATAGCACCAGTCGTGTAATCATCATCATTCGTACCATCACCTTTCAACCAGTAATAATGTCCTGTGGCAGCTGGAGACTCCAACTGTGCATACAGGATATAGAACGGCGCGGTGAGACCACCGTTACATGCTTGGTAGCGGTAGTGCCGAGTCGTATCCTGAGGATCATCCGGAACTCGAGTAATGTAGGTCGGCGCTAATGCGCTCAAAGCTACGTTAGCAATACCACTCGTTGCCGGGTAGGTGCTGCCGTAATCGTCTGAGTACAGTACTAAACCAGTACGAATCTGACCAAGGTCAGATTTACGTGTGGCGTCACGGGCTTTTTCCCGGGCGCCATTTAAGGCTACCAAACCGATCGTTGCCAAAATACCGATGATGGCAATAACGACCAATAACTCAATAAGGGTAAAACCTTTTCGTTTCATGTCTTCACCCCCTTTCTATATAGTGGCAAAGACATGCAATATGCTTCCGCGTTCTGCGAAATATCACAGATCACGGATCCGCCTGACCCGTGCTCTTCACAGAGCAACGAAAGCGGATACCACATGTCTAGGAAACCACTTGGGATACTATTAGTTTCTTAGATTGAAACTGATAATTGAATGTGCCGTACGACAAGCTGATGCAAATCCTGTGTATAGAATAAATCAATAATATCACATTTCGTACGTATTGTCAACTAAAACTACGTAAAAAGCCAGCGTCTATTAGCTTAAATAGTACTGGACAGGTTATACAGTGGCAGAATAATGGCAGAAACCAAGAAACCGACGGCCACACCGATAGCAATCATAATAATTGGCTCGATTGCCGTTGTTAAATTCCCCAGAGAATTCTCCAATTCCCGCTGATAAAAGTCAGCGATTTTCTCCAAAATTTTATCCAATTGACCCGACTGCTCACCCACGCTCATCATTTGCGACAACATCAACGGCACGTCCTTATTCTGGACAAAAACGGTCGTGATTGAAGCGCCGCCTTCAAC from Candidatus Kerfeldbacteria bacterium includes these protein-coding regions:
- a CDS encoding glycosyltransferase family 39 protein, encoding MINRQLQIRDYFFLGGISIFNYVMYSIHLGRYHWFRYDEVAYVSAARGFFDGVLINSEHPPVGKYIIALGIRLFGDNPDGWRIFSVVAGVTGVIFVYLLAKRMFGGYIVPVLAATFLSLETYWFASGRLAMLDTFLATAILVSLYCIWRYIEAGRAAWAVGAAAMIGCTAAIKWTGGGLLVLLWGAALIKRNHWVRMMGFSTVVAVACYCLLFMPLYLLIPGLPNLLTLHRDMAEFHSAFRSGADWFNGGIIQWFQSFPIQSGAAYDNPVTWQRVYQVVYSGNIIILWAGLGVLIASAVRLIRKREAGLVFIVSSLFVVAVPWIIIPGTWNVFLPLVPLIALALAYWCWHLWSEHGMTGKLSVGLFVVLSLGWYLALLPRLWPLLYQHSFIDTLII
- a CDS encoding type II secretion system protein, with product MKRKGFTLIELLVVIAIIGILATIGLVALNGAREKARDATRKSDLGQIRTGLVLYSDDYGSTYPATSGIANVALSALAPTYITRVPDDPQDTTRHYRYQACNGGLTAPFYILYAQLESPAATGHYYWLKGDGTNDDDYTTGAIGCGITAD